In one Culex quinquefasciatus strain JHB chromosome 2, VPISU_Cqui_1.0_pri_paternal, whole genome shotgun sequence genomic region, the following are encoded:
- the LOC6043071 gene encoding helicase POLQ-like produces the protein MVPTRFAPRTGLPAPTGFGNQRRSHPPPTNCAPSWSSSNGFPFKMPGVPQRARPPGLPRGTGPSTGWRQAAPRGPPPPRPQIAPVVGSTTAAARSVGNTTRDNLMSMDDTLLNAVDLVGIERMASPKDTQPVVFKKPEQTRAGFMLQAARLRPLSPAAKSPSPKKARSSGPSRYIVLDISQKDSPDGAKSVQDGWLNRKESPPGKLSATIPNSRKSLFESRISTPKRKGSNEVTASSSKPKIPKEPTVDMFELDSQAFDDWESEQMELVLPKAKPPEAVVQQVDDDDDYFPSYQEAVDPNCSQLFLEEVDRNGKKPLTQVGTPLRSPEVHSIVKNSATCSQYIRLERSMMEENHANLLDDFVDSQLAREFDSSQQRQQIMGVFNEFERTLLDTSNVEFNVPPPEVDADLAEINWEEDVTIAAEKPSNRSRLAHIFGKQASVGSPKLVARKSAPLVSSHFKDMGPYFGLPTQVKHLIAKYRGIQELYDWQKECLGLTAIVERHNLIYALPTSGGKTLVAEIIMLREVMLRNRNVMFIVPYVSIAQEKLAALAPFAVDLAFLVEEYSGGKGAIPPRKRKHKNSIFVCTIEKALVLMDGLIEVDRANEVGLIVIDELHMIGEDRRGVHLEVLLTKVKAIQAGIQVVGMSATIGNLDEIARFMEADIYCRDFRPVELQEYVKCGTDLFEINTKARTLEEAFKTKKEVDFGYTEEQRRVDPDHVIALVTDVIPTKSCLVFCPTKRQCEQLCTLMKDCLPRELLLHRTKEREELVVALRAENDGADLLASAFLLGIAYHHSGLSFDERKMIEDAYRLGILSLIICTSTLAAGVNLPAKRVIIRSPFIATNFTTLSRYKQMAGRAGRAGLGEPGESILICQKKDIAAVCNLLCSPMDEANSSLHTDNGNYLKNLILSSIGLGLCSTRNDVQKFMAKTLLALQAERLGVDLRQLTDRTLQTLYKENAINAKSDGCKKTPVNMTIRFDETESSQAEPANESAQIHELHVTRGAKGTSDEGKLVKTMKKNTRLVINELGKAAIRAGFHMDKARRFYDEMERIGERLNVLDQYHLLYVIVLEDDGTLRPTDADLKAFVALIQQEQRLAFAQRFHVGEITVQKMSSCIRFPADLRNTVNRFFRMTIVSELWDLVPPQRVARKYKLDAGSVQQLMTNVASTASGLLRMTEQLPKLWAYRQLLATMTQRLSHCCTIELLPLMELPGVKIARAKQLWRAGFTSLASIAAAKSSDLVTMVEYMNHRNASQLIMAAKAKLMEQVEELRDRVEDYLQVIR, from the exons ATGGTTCCAACGCGCTTCGCTCCGCGCACGGGTCTGCCCGCCCCGACCGGCTTCGGCAACCAACGCCGCTCACATCCTCCTCCGACGAACTGCGCACCGTCGTGGTCCTCCTCCAATGGATTCCCGTTCAAAATGCCCGGCGTCCCACAGCGGGCCCGTCCACCCGGTCTTCCACGGGGAACCGGGCCATCCACGGGCTGGCGACAGGCTGCCCCGCGGGGACCGCCCCCACCTCGGCCGCAGATTGCTCCGGTGGTCGGTTCTACGACGGCTGCGGCTAGAAGTGTTGGGAACACAACGCGGGACAATCTGATGAGTATGGACGATACGCTGCTGAACGCGGTGGATTTGGTCGGAATTGAGCGGATGGCCAGCCCGAAGGACACACAGCCCGTCGTGTTCAAGAAGCCGGAACAGACCCGGGCTGGTTTTATGTTGCAAG CTGCCCGCTTGCGTCCGCTGTCCCCGGCCGCCAAGTCTCCGTCACCGAAGAAGGCTCGCTCCTCCGGTCCAAGCCGGTACATCGTGCTGGACATTTCGCAGAAGGATTCCCCTGACGGAGCGAAATCCGTTCAGGATGGTTGGCTCAATCGGAAGGAATCGCCGCCCGGGAAGCTCTCCGCGACCATCCCGAACTCGCGCAAGTCGCTGTTCGAATCGCGGATCTCCACGCCAAAGCGCAAGGGTTCGAACGAGGTTACGGCTTCGTCGAGCAAGCCCAAGATTCCGAAGGAACCGACCGTGGATATGTTCGAGCTGGACTCGCAAGCCTTCGACGACTGGGAGAGCGAGCAGATGGAACTGGTTTTGCCGAAGGCGAAGCCTCCGGAGGCGGTCGTTCAGCAGGTTGATGACGACGATGATTACTTCCCGAGCTACCAGGAGGCCGTGGATCCCAACTGCAGCCAGTTGTTCCTGGAGGAAGTCGATCGTAACGGGAAGAAGCCTCTGACGCAGGTTGGAACGCCGCTGCGATCCCCCGAGGTGCACTCGATCGTGAAAAACAGCGCAACCTGCTCGCAGTACATCCGGCTCGAGCGATCCATGATGGAGGAGAACCACGCGAACCTGCTGGACGACTTTGTGGACAGTCAGCTGGCGCGGGAGTTCGATTCGTCCCAGCAGCGCCAGCAGATCATGGGCGTGTTCAACGAGTTTGAACGCACCCTGCTGGACACGAGCAACGTCGAGTTCAACGTCCCGCCGCCGGAGGTTGATGCGGACCTGGCTGAAATCAACTGGGAGGAGGATGTGACGATCGCGGCCGAGAAACCGTCGAACCGGTCCCGGTTGGCGCACATTTTCGGCAAGCAGGCGAGCGTGGGTTCGCCGAAGCTGGTGGCTCGCAAGTCGGCGCCGCTGGTGTCGTCCCACTTTAAGGACATGGGGCCGTACTTCGGGCTGCCGACGCAGGTCAAGCACCTGATTGCGAAGTACCGCGGGATTCAGGAGTTGTACG attGGCAAAAGGAGTGCCTGGGGCTGACGGCGATCGTCGAGCGGCACAACCTGATCTACGCGCTTCCGACGAGCGGCGGGAAAACGCTCGTCGCCGAGATCATCATGCTGCGCGAGGTGATGCTACGGAACCGGAACGTCATGTTTATCGTGCCATACGTTTCCATCGCGCAGGAAAAGCTGGCCGCCCTGGCACCGTTCGCCGTCGATTTGGCCTTCCTGGTGGAGGAGTACAGCGGCGGCAAGGGGGCGATTCCGCCGCGGAAGCGCAAACACAAAAACTCGATCTTTGTGTGTACGATCGAAAAAGCGTTGGTTTTGATGGACGGGTTGATTGAGGTTGACCGGGCGAACGAGGTCGGGTTGATCGTGATTGACGAGCTGCACATGATCGGGGAGGATCGTCGGGGAGTGCACTTGGAGGTGCTGCTGACGAAGGTGAAGGCCATACAGGCGGGGATTCAGGTTGTGGGGATGAGTGCGACGATTGGGAATCTGGACGAGATCGCTCGGTTTATGGAGGCGGACATTTACTGTCGAGATTTTCGGCCGGTCGAGCTGCAGGAGTACGTCAAGTGCGGGACGGATCTGTTTGAGATCAACACGAAGGCTCGGACGTTGGAGGAGGCGTTCAAAACTAAGAAGGAGGTTGATTTTGGCTACACGGAAGAGCAGCGTCGGGTCGACCCGGATCACGTGATTGCACTTGTTACGGACGTAATACCCACAAAGTCCTGCCTGGTGTTCTGTCCGACGAAGCGGCAATGCGAGCAGCTGTGTACCCTGATGAAGGATTGTTTGCCGCGGGAGCTGTTGCTGCACCGGACCAAGGAGCGTGAGGAGCTGGTGGTTGCCCTTCGGGCCGAAAACGACGGCGCAGACCTGTTGGCAAGTGCGTTCCTGCTGGGCATAGCTTACCATCACTCGGGACTGTCGTTCGACGAGCGCAAGATGATAGAGGACGCCTACCGGCTGGGGATCCTCTCGCTGATCATCTGTACGTCAACGTTGGCCGCAGGTGTCAACCTCCCCGCCAAGCGAGTCATCATCCGATCCCCGTTCATTGCTACCAATTTTACAACGCTTAGCAGGTACAAACAGATGGCAGGGCGTGCGGGTCGCGCTGGCCTCGGTGAACCTGGAGAGAGCATTCTAATCTGCCAAAAGAAAGACATCGCGGCGGTGTGCAATCTTCTTTGCTCGCCCATGGACGAAGCCAACTCGTCGCTGCACACCGACAACGGTAACTACCTCAAGAACCTAATCCTCAGCTCAATCGGACTGGGACTGTGCTCCACCCGGAACGACGTTCAAAAATTCATGGCCAAAACCCTGCTGGCGCTGCAAGCCGAACGGCTCGGAGTTGACCTGCGTCAGCTGACCGACCGAACGCTGCAAACGCTCTACAAGGAGAACGCCATCAACGCCAAGAGTGACGGGTGCAAGAAGACCCCCGTCAACATGACGATTCGATTCGACGAAACCGAAAGCAGCCAGGCCGAACCGGCAAACGAGAGCGCCCAGATCCATGAGTTGCACGTAACGCGCGGAGCGAAAGGCACCTCGGACGAGGGAAAACTCGTGAAAACGATGAAGAAAAATACCCGACTGGTGATCAACGAACTGGGCAAGGCCGCAATACGGGCGGGCTTCCACATGGACAAAGCCCGCCGATTCTACGACGAAATGGAGCGCATCGGGGAGCGGTTAAACGTGCTCGACCAGTACCACCTGCTGTACGTGATCGTGCTGGAGGACGACGGAACGCTGCGGCCAACGGACGCCGATCTGAAGGCGTTTGTCGCCTTGATCCAGCAAGAGCAACGTCTCGCCTTCGCCCAAAGATTTCACGTTGGCGAGATCACAGTACAAAAAATGAGCAGTTGCATACGGTTTCCGGCCGACCTGCGCAACACCGTCAACCGCTTCTTCCGGATGACGATCGTCAGCGAACTGTGGGACCTCGTACCGCCCCAGCGGGTCGCCCGAAAGTACAAGCTCGACGCCGGCTCGGTCCAGCAGCTCATGACGAACGTGGCGTCGACCGCGTCCGGACTGCTGCGCATGACCGAGCAGCTACCGAAACTGTGGGCCTACCGCCAGCTGCTCGCCACCATGACCCAGCGGCTGTCCCACTGCTGCACGATTGAACTGCTGCCGCTGATGGAACTGCCGGGCGTCAAAATT GCTCGCGCAAAGCAGCTCTGGAGGGCGGGCTTCACCTCCTTGGCATCGATAGCGGCCGCTAAGTCAAGTGATCTGGTGACAATGGTAGAGTACATGAACCACCGAAACGCGAGCCAGCTCATCATGGCCGCCAAG GCCAAACTGATGGAACAGGTCGAGGAACTGCGGGACAGGGTCGAGGACTACCTCCAGGTGATTCGGTAG